The sequence CCCCTATAGGTGAATGGAGGCCAGAGGACTGGTTGTGTGATGGTCTCAACCACCGACTCAGGCTTTGCTTGGTTGCTGGAACCCCTTTCTTAGGTGGACCAAAGCAAATGAATAACTGATCTGCCTTAGGTCACTGGGCAGCTCTGTGAACGTGCTGGACAGAGTTGATTGAGTCTTTCCTGGCCTGCTTCCTAAAAGGGAGGAGGACAAAAGGCTTGCAGTACAATGGGACCCGGCGAGGAACTGGGCACTTTAGTGACATACCCATGTCTCGGGCAAATAAATTCCCTAGTCATGCCCGGATGAACTCCAGGCACGATACAGAGATTGCCTGAACATTCCCTATCCTCTTCAGTGAGGTTATAGCGAGTAAGAATATTGACTTAAGAGTGAGGAGCTTGTCAGATATATCCTCAATGGGTTCGAAGGGAGCTTTGCACAGAGCCTCCAGAACCACTGCCAGGTCCCATGAGGGCACCTTGGTGCCCTGTACTGGCCTCAACCTTCTGTGTGCAGACAGAGGAAACATGTAACTAACGAGTGTTTCCCCAATGACTGACCACCCTGAAGGGTGTGGTAAGCAGCAATGGCTGCCATATAAACCTTCAGAGTTGACGGAGATAACCCTGCTGAGAATCGCTCATGCAGAAACTCCAGAACTGAACCTACTGGGCAGTTGACTGGGTCTTGCAATTGCtgtccgcaccaagaagtgaaaagtttccacttcaaggcatacagtttcctcgtgGCAGGAACTCTGGGCTGTagtatggtctcaacaaccttaGTTGAGGGACCTGATGGTATGaactgtgccccctcaggggccacacccacaacTTCCATAACTCCAGGCAGGGGTGAAAGATGGTGCCCCctgcctgagagaggaggtccccaCTGATCAGAATCTCAAGCAGAGAGCAGTCGAGAAGAGACACCAGGTCCAAGAACCATACTCAGGctggccagaacggggctactagcAGCAGACGGACTCCGTCTCAGCGTATTTTCTCCAGAACTTCTGGGAGCAGAGTGATCgggggaaatgcgtacagacAAATACTCGGCCATGGTATACAACCCAAACGGAACTGGATGGATGAGGCAAAACCAGAGTGGACAGTGTGTCGTTTCCTGTGACGCAAATAGATCCACTTCTGTCTGGCCGAACTCCTTCCAAAGGAGCTCCATCACCTCGGGGTGGAGCCTCCATTCTCCGGGCCTCAGCCCCTGTCTTGAAAGGATGTCTGCTCCCTGATTGAGATGCCCAGGGATGTAAACTGCTTTGAGTTAGAGGAGCTTTACCTGAGCCCACAGGAGAACCTGGTGCATCAGCCTGTAAAGGGGGCATGAACACAGACACCCCGGCCAATTTATGTAGGAGACCAccaatgtgttttctgtgtggaCAAGCACATGATGTCCCCTTAGGTCTGGAAGGAAGTGTTTTAGAGCTTGAaacatggccagcatctccaggcagttgatgtgccacatGAGATGATGGCCTTCCCACAGACCTCGGAGGGAGGCCAACCCGTGATGAGGCATCCGTCGTTATCGTTACACCACGACAAGGAGCCCCCAACACCGGGCCTTGAGAAaggaaccaaggtttcttccacatgtctaaggcacgtaaGCACCGCTGCGTTAACTTGATCGTGCAAAGCGGGTTCCCCCACGGGCACAAGAGATTTTCTACTTCTTGTTCCAATACTAGAGCCTGCATGGGGCCCACTAACGTAGGAATAACCCTGTTGAAGCAAAGTGGACGAGAACCAAAACTGAATTCTGTAACCTctctctacagtgtgcaggacccattgtgAGACATTTGGCAGAAATTTCCACGCTGTCAGaaagtctactaagggaaccagtctcttgACACTGGCCTCGGGTTTCCCCAGAAGAGCCACTTTGGTGCCCTGAAGTGAATAACTGGCAGGGACTGACGACCTGACTGCTCTAGCATGCTCATCTGAGGGGACGAGCTTTCGTGTGCCTTACCATTGCCGGGCGGTTGCCCCCCTCGAGGACTTTTACACTAAGGCATTGTCTGCTTTCTAACAGAGAAATACTGACTGACTGAAGTGCTTatgcaacacacacacttaaatacacAGATGTGCTGGCTGAAGAGCAGAAGCTAACGTGTGCTTGTCAGATATGCCTTTATGCCTCCGTGGTTGCTCACGTGACCCCACTCATGACGTCTCGCTTTTCTATTGGACTAATTTCACAAATGCTTCAGAACGTTGTCTCGCTGGGGGCGTTCGATACATCTctaaactagtgttttttttcttttttttggatgtaGGCTTTAACAGtaactgatgatgatgaagatggagATGTGGAGTTCACATCATTAGCGTTATGGCAGGAGTATTGTGTCCAAGTGAAAGTGGAGATGGTATCTAGTGGTGTGAGCAACACCTCATTACCACGCTGCATATATCCATCAGCAGGTACTGTAGAGCACATGaacactatttaaataaataataatcatctaTTTTTTACAGAAGTCTCTCAAATAGAAGAAGGTTCTGatgctgtttttatatattgccaacaaaacattaaagggatagttcacccaaaatgaaaattatgtcattattaactcaacctcatgtcattccaaacccattaagacctttgttcatattcggaacacaaattaagatattttttatgaattccGAGAGGTCTCTGACCCTCACATAGACAGCAAGGTTCCTACCACGATCAATATCcagcaaggacatcgttaaaataatccatgtgacatcagtggttcaaccataattatacaaagctacgagaatactttttgtgcgcaatgataacaaaaattacaactgtattcaacaatttgtctcctccgtgtcaccctggcaccattttggagattatccactgaacgtaaacaacgtatgctTTTCTGTGTCTGCACCACCACTTGGATATGTTGTTTACATTGTTTACGCTAAGATCTGAATGAAAACAACGTATCCAcgtggtgctgctgacacagaacagcatacgttgtttATATTCAGTGGATACTCTCTAAAATGGACATGGAGGTGacaaactgttaaataaagtcgttatttttgttttctttgcacacaagaCATATTttcatagctttgtaaaattacgattgaaccactggtgtcacatggattattttaacaatgtccttgctacatttctggaccttgatcatggtaggatccttgctgtctatggaagggAGCTCTCGGAATTTAtcaaaaatttcttaatttgtgttctgaagatgaacaaaagtcttaaaggtttggaacaacatgaaggtgagtaattaatgacagaattttcatttttgggtgaactatccctttagaagatgaatcagtatttatttaataagtagtatgtagcacaaaataaacccctttagGGTAATTTAAGACCCTTCGTTTTGTGTTTGGGATTATTATTTTCTATGTATGTTTCTAAAATTATTTCTTGGTAAAATTTAAATCACtttctcttgtttgtcagatgcGTCCCTGGTGATCTCCATGGCCGTTATTGGTGTAGTTGGAGTCATGTCTTTCTTCATGTTCGCAGTCTGTTTCTTCCTGAGGCGTCCTGGTAAAATGCCAGCTGTTCTGGTGagtcaacttttgattttaaaataaatgcagtttcatCAAAACCAAAAGGGCTAGAACAAGCCAGTTTCAGAGTCTTAAAAAAGGAATAAAGTATGAGAAGAAATGCTCAGTACTAACCCATGTCATTAGTGTCGCTTCTCCTTTCGAGGAACAGCAGCAGAAAAGGGAAATGCTGGGGAATTTTTATtacttgtgtatatattataGCACTGTTTGGTTGAAATGATAACACAATTCCACTCAAAATGAaactattttaacactttctggttgataataaatgaatacattatatacaattatatgtgtatacatatatatatatattaaaaaaaaaaaaaaaaaaaaaaaatatatatatatatatatatatatatatatatatatatatatatatatatatatatatatcttatgcttaccaaggcatttacttgatcaaaaatagagtaaaaagagtaatattgtgaaatatttgtacaatttaaaatacctatttgaatatatatgtttttatataatttacttctgtgatgacaaagccaAATTTTAAGCAGCTATCACTGCAGTCTTTgccatgtgatccttcagaaataattttactattctgatttgatgctcaagaaacattttatccTTAGTAATTATCAGTATTATAAACAGTTTTGCTTCTAaccatttttgtggaaacaacaatccatttattttattttattttattttattttattttattttattttattttattttattttattttattttattttattttattattttattttattttattttattttattttattcaggattctttaatgaatgcatccctgctgaataataataatttatttcaaaacaaaaaaaaaaaatatagtaaaatatagtaaaataaaataaaatgaaataaaataaaatactcttcaagcttttaattatttttttatcatctaatttttattttcaacagaaaTCTGCTGTGAATGGATGGAACCCTATGAATGTCGGACTGATCCAAGTGGAAACAGTCACTGACAAGGGATGGCTCCTGACTAGCAACAAAATGGTGGGAAAGAGTAAAGCATTTGATGAGAACAAGGAACTTTTGGAGGAGgacaaagagagaagagagagtacAGACAGTGGAGTGAGTGTCGGCCAGCAGCATTCGATTAAGAACCGAGGACCAGACGGACTTACGGGACAGGAAGACAGTGGCTGTGGCAGTCTGACAGGCACAGAGGACAGCCTCAGCAGTGGAAGAAGAAGCCTGGAAGAGCTCCCTTTTCTAGATGGTGAAGTAAATAGCAGcaatgaaagtgaaagaaaagagGACAGTGGCTTGGGAATCGGAGACCAGGATGCTTCCGACAATCTCAAGGGAACGGATGGTGACCTCCTGTCTGAGATACTAGTAGTTGGGGATGGATATCGTAGTCAGAGTCCTTCAGCTGATGCTGAAAGCGAGGCCACCATCCCATGTGATGAAGACACCAACATGGCCAGTCCTAGCAGTGGCTATCGGTCTGGTCATGTGACGTGCTTGTGTTCTGAAATTGAGACTTGCATGTGGTGCAAAACCAGGATTCTCCTAACAGACAGTGATTCGTTGTCTCATGAGCAATCCAGCTGTACTTTCACAACCGATAATGAAAATGACAGACCAGACTACTTGATAAAATCTCCTTTACAGTCTGTGAATGTATCAGGATTGGAAGATTCGTCCTTCCAGTCAGACGAGGACTGCGGCGAGTCATCGCTTTTTATCACTTGTCCACTACTTCTACAAGAACCTTGCCAGCTGGACACTTTGCCTCTTAAATTAGGAGACGTAGAACTGACATTCACGTGAGATGGAAGACATTTTCATGATTGTGAAAGCACTGAACAAAGCGTATCAGCTTCTCCTCATGCTGTTTGTCCAGCGGAGAGATGCTAAATATGGCTGTGCCGCTGATACTGGGCTGTCAGAAGTGGGGCTGCCCATCTGTGACTTCCTGCATGCATATGGTCATAATTTTGCCCATATGCCGTCTGTAGAGGAGACATTTCAGCTTCTATTTTAGTGACCAAGAGTGAGATACTATCAGAATACGATGACGATGACGCTGAGTCTAAACTCATGTATCTCCCCCACCGTTGATACAGTGACTCAATTATGTTACACTCTCAAAAAACGGCAGGAGTTTTTGCAGCATTGCTTCAGAAGAATCATTttaggttccccaaagaacctttaagtgatcagttcttaaaataagcattttttttttcttttcattttttcttgatagttccatgaagaacctttaatatccacGGAACCTTTCCATGGCACAAAAGGTTCTccatagtcaaaaaaaaaagcttttttgaaaGTAAAAAGAAAGTAACCATTGTTCTTCTGAAAGTTTCTTTGGGGAACTTCTATGagatcactgcaaaaacaccattttggaacctttatatTTAGGAGtgtagtgtgaagaacattttaaatattgaaaagcttttttcactataaagaaccttttgtgcaatgttAAAAGGTGCTTTGTAAAACCTTCAATGACAATAAAAAACCTGTACATACACACTTTTGCAATTTtctacatacattttacatatttacattgtaTGAATGTTTTGATGATTTGATATGCCGAATATTGAGTTGTGTTGGATGTGATGAAATGATGGcaaacaaatgttaataataatacaaatatctagatcatttatatatatatatatatatatatatatatatatatatatatatatatatatatatatatatatatatatatatatatatgtatattataaagtGCATTCCTTTACAGAACTCACCAACATGGTAATTATTTTGGTTGcaagagtgttgctatgtggttgctttgatgtttttgcattttgcttAATAAAGctccagtattttatttatttattttttacatccacttttatgcatttggcagatgcttttatccaaattgacttacattacattcaaggtacacatttacaCAAGTTCTTGAttcccctgggaattgaacccataacCTTGGTGTTGTAACAACAAGCTGTACTGTTTTAGTTTAAAACTTTAGTGTAATTTCAGGACAagacacaaataatttaaaatgaaaatatcaaattCTTTTCTCCAAAATTCCAAATGTGGTCCAAATGTGGATATCATATCACAAGCAAAAACATATGCAAATCATAAGGAAATATTATACAGGTATGAAATtccaatgtaataataaatatacaaatactaatgacacaagaaaaaaacaacacttccTCTAGTGGAAACCCACGAAAACCCATGACtctttgcatattaaaatgacagGAAATGCTTGTGATATAACATGCATTTCACAGCTAATGCAAACCacatcagttatttaaaatagttttaactaaaaaaaaaaaaaaaaaacctgatggaGAATCCATGAGCATCGTACCCCGGTAAAGTCCTGGATATAAACATATCTTCCAAAGCAAGAACTCACAGATCTTGTGCAAACCCATTACTCAGTATTTCCATACAGTCACTGCGCTATGACGAAACAGACTGAGAGAGCGGATGAGAATAAGAGAGCGAAACTCAGCCGCAATCATTGACCTCCATCTTCAGATAGGGAAGGAAACAAAAAGTACTTTACCCACATCAGATTTAACACACTGTCACAGAAGCTTAAAAGGCTCTTTGCATAATAAAATTGGAAATTGGAAACGCTGAATTGGAGACAAACGATCATGGCGATTCCACATTGTGGAAATATTGAAACCTTTCAGGGAAGTGTTTGTACTGCTTTAGAAATCGTTCTGGGCACTGTAGTAATTATCA is a genomic window of Cyprinus carpio isolate SPL01 chromosome B15, ASM1834038v1, whole genome shotgun sequence containing:
- the LOC109067033 gene encoding uncharacterized protein LOC109067033, with protein sequence MDWTSWISFLVVINAPVYIGGEPLELNVTLDIWEGNVTVLWDPPKGAPVYALYQVKTALYMQANAKWDIVPECNMTTETRCELGNFISKSTTKIKIGLFKGNYNFSWSAARRIRLYDSKLLAPEFDLSSSPNAVKVKIYRKPFLNKLFDYGPIYSVFLYPKGQESQALTVTDDDEDGDVEFTSLALWQEYCVQVKVEMVSSGVSNTSLPRCIYPSADASLVISMAVIGVVGVMSFFMFAVCFFLRRPGKMPAVLKSAVNGWNPMNVGLIQVETVTDKGWLLTSNKMVGKSKAFDENKELLEEDKERRESTDSGVSVGQQHSIKNRGPDGLTGQEDSGCGSLTGTEDSLSSGRRSLEELPFLDGEVNSSNESERKEDSGLGIGDQDASDNLKGTDGDLLSEILVVGDGYRSQSPSADAESEATIPCDEDTNMASPSSGYRSGHVTCLCSEIETCMWCKTRILLTDSDSLSHEQSSCTFTTDNENDRPDYLIKSPLQSVNVSGLEDSSFQSDEDCGESSLFITCPLLLQEPCQLDTLPLKLGDVELTFT